In a genomic window of Alphaproteobacteria bacterium:
- a CDS encoding DUF4173 domain-containing protein encodes MRLTEWAFTKEAVLRSLVIFNLMFACQTVLDMNYLWAGMDLPKGITYARYAQQGAYPLIVTALLAAVLF; translated from the coding sequence CCGAGTGGGCTTTTACCAAAGAGGCGGTTTTAAGGTCTTTGGTTATATTCAATCTGATGTTTGCCTGCCAGACGGTGCTGGATATGAATTACCTTTGGGCCGGAATGGACTTGCCAAAGGGTATAACCTACGCCCGGTATGCCCAGCAGGGCGCCTATCCGCTGATCGTGACCGCTCTTCTTGCGGCGGTTTTGTTTTGA